The nucleotide window aAAGTCTAGAAAATGAAAGCAaagaatatttttttaatatattaataataaagattaaatttaaaatttatatactgAATTCACATAGTTATATTTGTATGTATCCACTTTAAAGCACATGATCATGTCTCCATGATTCTCGCTTTCTctctactttttttttattaaatttttatttaacttaAAATCTATGTACATAtgattctttttattatttataatatttctCCGTAGGATTCAAAATGTTGAATGTATAATATGATGAATTTATGTGTGGTGAATCACCCAAAATCCCAATTCAAATTTTATATTGTAGATTATATACAATTCTGGGTCCAGATTCCACCTCCTATACCAATTCTATTATAATGTTTTTAATTAAGTAGTATCAATATCAACtttgttaaaaataatttaataaatattattagaaTAGTATTTTTTCTCTTAACAATTTTGGTTAAAACATGTGAATTTAGTCTCTATTCCAAATTATAAGTCTAATTGTTAGCACCgtttaaattttttgttaaatttaagtttatAATTACATCATCATTTTTCTTGTTACATGACTATCAAATGAGCATttctttatttcaaaatgtcacattaattaatttaatagaaGAGATCAAATAGTGTTAACAATTGGGCTTGGATTCAAATATGAAGAGTAAAAAGATTAAatacctaaaaataaaaataaaagactaaattcCAAATGTATAAAGAGTATAAAAATTTggagcatattttaacctttaatattttgtttaaaatttctaaaaaagaagaaaatcatTACTAAAATAAACCATATATCCAACAATAGAACCCATGAATAATGAATTTTTGTATATAAACCTTTTACTATCTCACTTATAATTTAAGTTAAATCTTTTAATATCTTTCTTGTCAATTCATGTTCAAGATTTCTAGATGTTCCTTCCTTTGAACTTGCATTTTTTCTTTGATGAGTTTTATATAAGTGATTTGTCGTAATTTAATACGTCAAATTAGGCTCTCCATTACATGAGAGGAGTTTATTCTCAAGCAATTTAGGTgtcttttatttacttttgtcgatttttagtttttgttgttaataaattatttttattagttttatgcTCTTTTGACATCCAAATTGGCCAAATGGTGCCATGGGAGAACAAacaatatgattgaatgatgtagAAAGTTGATAAGGGCCCAAACTTAAATCATCATTCAGAGGGGTATCACGACACTGAGCTATGGAAGTCGTGACACCCTTGACAATGCTGAAGTGAAGAAACTTGAGACTAACTACAGTGATATTGCGATACCAAGAGTGGGTATCATGACATCGAGACCCCCAAGACTCCCAATTTCAATATTGTCTTGGGTATTGCGACACTAAAGCCTGGATATCACGATATTGCTACTTAACAAGGAGCAAAATTGACTACAAAGATAGTTTTTGTCTAGCACCAACACCAATCAAAATACATCTAGGGGCATTTTGATCCAAAATATTGGCCTGCAATAAGAAGTCAAAAGTCACTTTTGGCTGAGAACTAAGAGGTTGTTTAGTTttacttttctttcatctttttagCTTTCTAGTTGTCTTCTTCTTTATATTTTTAGGGTTTAGTTTAAACTTTTCTAGTTCTTAGTTGTGTTAGTTGGTAGTTTGTTAGTTTGTTAGTTTTATTGTAGCTTTGTCTTAATTGTAGTTTTTAGTTGTATTACCATTTTAATCCATAACATTTAATATAGCTcatctctatttttttttatagttAAAAAAATGTTCTTTGATAGTATTTGTGACCCCCACTGTTGTCAACATTGTCTCTTTTAAGCAACCATTAAGAAATCACTAAGCTTTTTAAACCCTACTTTTGTGCTTAATCTAATGTATGCTTTGATTGTTTATTGGACTATTTTTTGTATGGAAATAATGTTAGGTGACAAAGTTTATGGTTGTTGGTTCATGGTTTGGTTAGTTTTTggtataaatattaaattgtaaaaattagacTACATTGAATAACTTTCAAAACTTAGGATTGATTCCTCTAAGGGAACATATAGATGGGTGAGACCGAAAGGAGATCCTATTAAGCACCAATTCATTTAGTCTGAGTTAGTTTGGTGAAGTTGACAGGTAAACCAGACTAAATAGCCTAATTTGGTAAAATGGTGACCGAGAGGTAAAATTGAGCTGATTAAAAGTTTAAACTTTTTAGATCCCTAATTCAAAGACTAATCAACAATATGGAAGTCAACCGgccacttttttttttaattgttaaTTGTGTAATTTTTTGGTTTTTGCAATTTGGTCCTCCTTACTGTTAAGTAGGTACTTAGCTTAATTAACCCTGATAATGAATTGCCATAATATAGAACTTAATGAGTGGTTAACTAGACTTCTTTGTTGCATACTTGTCAATTAGGAATCACTTTGTCCTCAAACtctcttgggttcaatccttagAATATTCGAGTGTTCCATTgtatcactaaaaatattacaaTTCGATCTGTCACACTTGTAATATATCGCCCTattattgatttttttatgttGATTATCAACCTCAGTGCACGCGGTCAATAGGGTTAATATGTAATTTGCCCCTGAGCTTGTCCAAAAATACCTAATTGATATCTGAATTTTCTTTTGTACCTAGTTGATACCTAAACTTGTATTCCATTACCAAGGTTGGTACCTCTATTCTAGCACCGTTAGTTTGTGCTAATGTGACATTGATGGTCAATCCTATAGTTACATGTAGTAACCTCTTAGTATGACACATGacggatataaattaaaaaaaaaattaagaaccttttaaaaaatagaaatgaaattaaaaaaagtataattttttggacaagtTCATGTGCCAACTAAATACTTTTGGACAAGTTTAGAGGGCAAGCTACATGTTAACCCTTACAAAAGTAATGTTGTTAACAAATTGGAGCAGTGTATGTGACAGAATACAAATTAAATAccaagtaaataaaaaaaaaaagtcaaatacTAACTAAATACTTTTTAGACAAATTTAGAGGTAAACTACATATTAcccttttatataatttaatatttcaatGAGAGTGCTAAGCTTTAAAAATGGTAAAAACATACTAGACAGTGGTAAGCTTTAAAGATAATCCTCACTCATCAAATTAAATTCattttgtttgctttagtaagCAATTATTATAGTGACTACGGAAAGATGCTAGCTTTGATTGATTAGTACATATAATATTGCATTAAATTATATGCCAATCACCCCATATCGCCTGGTACATTGAACATTACATGCACTTCAAAATAATTCATGATTAGCAATAGTGTTTGGTATTCAAGGTGTCAAATCATATAAACTTACATACAAATTGGGTATTAACATGGTTATATTATCTATTCaattattatttgtttttggGTTAGTTGTCTTTGCTTACAGCAGAAATTGTGACATAAATTAACCTTAGTGGCGTATTGATAGtgaaatttggtaaataaaataaaataaaataaaataaacccaaGAAATTAGCTAAACCTTTGTTATTGAAAGAAACATACTCTGGATTGATTTAACTTTTTCCGTTGTCAACATTAAGGAGAAGATACCACCTGCCCTGCAGTTTGTCAAGCTGAATTGGACTTTGCTTAACCTCatatttatgtaaattaatgGACCCCCACCGCCCTGTTTGTTTCTTTTCGATCATGATGTTCTAGAAAAAAGTTAGCCATTTGGCACGTATTCAATGCTGTACGAAGCAAGGCCATGGATTATGGATAAACCAGTAGTCCTTGCATAATCTATGAAGTTGCATTGCACTAACTAGATTAGGGTACAAGAGTAGGTCAAATGAGCCGAAGGCATAATCTACAAAAGCTATGTAGCATGTTACACCATGATGTTAAGGAGCATTAAATGTAATCAATACAAGCCACTGCTACTTCATTCTGaggtaaaaacaaaattttctgATAGGTCATCCTAAAGATTGATGTCAATGCCTGGCTTGAACGATGCTCTCGTTAAAGCTTGCGTTTTAAACTGGATAAGATGCGGGTACCCAAGCAGAAGACGCGTAGATAATCCGACCCTTCCATCCCTGCAACATCCACCGCCCATCCACGTCCACCATAAAATCACTGTGGTAGCACTCCTTCACCTTTCCTCTAACTTTCTTCATGAGTTCAGGGTCTAATGGAAGCTGTGTAAAGCCAGCCCTCACACTACGAACCTGCCATTGTTTGTATGCCTCTGGTCTTTCTACTCTTTCTGTGCCTTCGCAAGCTACAATATTCATTATTTCTTGCCTGTAAAACTTTTGCTCGAGCATGGTCCTCAAGTTATCTTCTTGAGAGATATTTGTCTCGGACATGTCAAATAGTGCAGAGAAATGGAAGAGTGCCTCCCGGAACCGTGTCACAAAAAAAGGGGCGTTATAGGACCCATTAACAATGCTATGAACGAAAATATCAGGATTTATCTTCCGGATCAAGTTTAGAACGATATCCCTTGGACTGTTCAACACTACTGTCTCATCTAGTAGGTTCTTAAATCGAAACAGGCAATTCACAGCAATAACTTCATTGGAATTAATCTTGAGGTCTTCAGTTTGGATTGTCTCCCATTTCTGTGCAACAGCATTGAACTCAAACGGAACATTATAACGCTCACAATACCTTGCCAAGCGATGGCCGGTCTCCTGGACAGCCTCAGCAGGCCTGAAGCCAGGCCTGGGAAACTCTATTCCAGTAATTCGTAATTTTGGAGGACCACCAGGTCTGTTTGCAAGGCAATGGATTAGAGCTGGCCActgaaaaccataaaaaatacCAAAGTCTATCACATGGAGTGTCGTTGCTTTCTCTGCTACCTTAAAAATAGTGTTGTTTGCGAAAAAAATTGCCATCTTCATGAATGGGCAGGCAGATAAATAAACTTGGTAAGCTTTCAACATATCAGCAGCTGAAGTTCTTTTCACAGCCAGAGAGGAATAAATATGAGTTCCAGTCCCAGCTAAGCGCGCTTCAAGGGCATCGACAAAGCACTGAGCTAATCTCTGAGAGCCATCACCAGTGGGTGAAGAATGCTGCCTAATCTGCTTTATCAGTTCCTTAGCAGTCGCACCATCATCTCCTGAGACTGCTTGTGCACATAAAATCAGGAGAGTCCTCAAATCCACTACTTCTTTCTTCTTACCCTGTTTCTTGCCACGAGCCTTCCCGGATTCATTTGTTTGCTCCTTTGGCCGCAATTTGCTTGGTCCATTGCGTGGAGTTTCATCAGCACCACAAGCAGGAGATTTTTCATTTCTTCCAGCACAAATGAGCACCTTATCAAACATGTCAGATAGCTCACTTTCATCCCCAGAAACCGCTGACTGTTTGTTATTCCTCCCTTCTTCAAAATCTTCATCTTCTCGATCATGATTCTTCTTTCCTGTCAACCGATATGGTGAATACTCCTTCCAATCACTCTCCATTTCGACTACCGTCACTGGAGCCTTCTGATTCAACTCTGCAGTCCATGCATTGCTCGTGAAATCGATAGTCAGCTGATTACCTTTGGGTAGGAACTTACTAGCTTCCTCAACCCCTTTCTTGAAGTGCAATGCCAATTCACTCTCACTAAAATAATTTGGAATAGCAAGCTCATTCGAAATAGATCCCACCAACCCTTTCCCATTACTAGCAGTACCTTTTTGAAAACGAGCTGAAGACTGTGAAAAAGAATTCACAGAAGACTGAAAAACAAAGTTATCAGGAACACTTGCTTCGAATAAAGACGGCTTGTCATTATTTTCCCCGAAATCACCATTCCACCGAGAATCAATAGATTTGCTAGTATTGGAACTAGAACCAGTATAAGTGCTATGATCACCGGACGTACGGAAAGAACAGTCATCAGGGCTGCTCTCAACACTATGGCCACTACAAAGTGGGGCTCGATTGCGAGGAGGATAGCTCTCACCAAGAACTTCATAAAGCGATTTTTCGGCAGCTTGAAGTGCCAACGAATCATGGAACATACAGGGCTTCTCTTCCATGTCCTCTTCCAAAAGCACCTGGCTTATGTATTTGAGAACAGTGTCGGAGAAGTCACCGTCATCAGAAGGAGATGAAGAATCTCCCTCTTTGTCTGTGCTAAAGAATGAAGCATAAGTGCTAGAATTATTCAAACCAAGAGAAGGTAAAAATGGGGCACCTACAGAGCTTAAATCTAAAGATGGGTCATTTGATCTAACCCCGTTAGAATTATCGGATTTAGGGCATCCATTTGAATAAGGCATGCTAAAACCATTGTGGAACTTGAAACCGTTTATGGAATTGAACTCTGAACCCATAATTTACAGCCTAAACTAACAACCTAAATACAAACCATAATTCAGCACAAAAGCAGGTTTTCTATCTAATCTCTAATTAGAATCCACAGACAAGGAACCCCCCCAATGTAGAAAAAAGAAACAATACCGTCTAAAATTCCAACAGAAAACTAAAGTTTAAGCCATACCTGAGACAACACAGAAGAAGAACCTAGGATCTAATAaaacaagagaaagaaaaaaaaacgttTTTTCTATTCTTCTGCTACTACTGTTTTTATTAAGGGATGGAGAACTGAAGAAAAGAGGGAGTCTATCAAAACCATTCCAGACCATAATAGTAAAATacccagaaaaaaaaaaaacgggAAGCTTGTAAATAGGATGCCGCACCGCAACCCGCAAAATGAAAACGTCACGGCGTCACAATGGGTCCGTTTGGTCTCTCGGACAAACCAATCAACGTTTTTTGCTTGTTTCTGTATTCACCGAAGTCATAGTTTTACGCGGCAGCTGCGGAAAATCAAATCTTCCACTtactataaattaaattaaactatttTTACCCTTCTCTATATTTTTGGACAATTAGCATTTTAATCATTAAATCcttatatttcatattttattaatagatttcatataaatttttagcttaataaatattaatatatacaatatttaaaaCCAATATgataaaaacattaaattaaaataaataaataaataaacactaACACATTTTCACTAACACATTTTAAGAACATAAAAGGTAGAATTGGAAGCAATTTTAAGAGCATTTTCATTATCACACTCGATCTGTACAAAATACTCAACTTTGCACAACATATCTCCCATCAGACTCTTCAACCCTTTCGCATTATTATTTATGACTTTGTACACGAAAGTTTGAGAAAGAAAGAGCAATTAGCTTCATATTGTtgtgaatgcatgttttattttGGTGCAGTtgcttcaaaaattttcctacaAGTCAAACCAGTGGAACTATTTTATAACTCATGCTTTAGGATTGTCATTTTGTTGAAAGGGTGCTTTTTCCAAATTCTTTCTACCTTTAAATTAAGAAGTTGAGTGATgagttattaataaaataaaaatacaatcccAAGACAAA belongs to Gossypium arboreum isolate Shixiya-1 chromosome 7, ASM2569848v2, whole genome shotgun sequence and includes:
- the LOC108474753 gene encoding scarecrow-like protein 33, giving the protein MGSEFNSINGFKFHNGFSMPYSNGCPKSDNSNGVRSNDPSLDLSSVGAPFLPSLGLNNSSTYASFFSTDKEGDSSSPSDDGDFSDTVLKYISQVLLEEDMEEKPCMFHDSLALQAAEKSLYEVLGESYPPRNRAPLCSGHSVESSPDDCSFRTSGDHSTYTGSSSNTSKSIDSRWNGDFGENNDKPSLFEASVPDNFVFQSSVNSFSQSSARFQKGTASNGKGLVGSISNELAIPNYFSESELALHFKKGVEEASKFLPKGNQLTIDFTSNAWTAELNQKAPVTVVEMESDWKEYSPYRLTGKKNHDREDEDFEEGRNNKQSAVSGDESELSDMFDKVLICAGRNEKSPACGADETPRNGPSKLRPKEQTNESGKARGKKQGKKKEVVDLRTLLILCAQAVSGDDGATAKELIKQIRQHSSPTGDGSQRLAQCFVDALEARLAGTGTHIYSSLAVKRTSAADMLKAYQVYLSACPFMKMAIFFANNTIFKVAEKATTLHVIDFGIFYGFQWPALIHCLANRPGGPPKLRITGIEFPRPGFRPAEAVQETGHRLARYCERYNVPFEFNAVAQKWETIQTEDLKINSNEVIAVNCLFRFKNLLDETVVLNSPRDIVLNLIRKINPDIFVHSIVNGSYNAPFFVTRFREALFHFSALFDMSETNISQEDNLRTMLEQKFYRQEIMNIVACEGTERVERPEAYKQWQVRSVRAGFTQLPLDPELMKKVRGKVKECYHSDFMVDVDGRWMLQGWKGRIIYASSAWVPASYPV